In the genome of Rhodamnia argentea isolate NSW1041297 chromosome 3, ASM2092103v1, whole genome shotgun sequence, one region contains:
- the LOC115743173 gene encoding cellulose synthase-like protein D2: MASDSRYPRTPSSVPQVSHYRDDLDSERYSSADFTTYTVQIPPTPDNQPMELSKLPSSKERVEDQYTSSSMFTGGYNLATHASLKGKVIESETSHPQMTGVNGSECALPGCDGRVMSDERGNDVVPCECGFRICRDCYKEVMRTGDGICLGCKEPYEGKNAEELKLDGSQALSKMERRLSMMKSASFNRSSTNEFDQNQWLFETKGSYGYGNAMWPKDDGDGNSNGFGDPADLEDKQWRPLTRKLSVSAAILSPYRLLILARMAVLGLFLAWRVRHSNEDAIWLWGMSVVCEIWFAFSWLLDQLPKLSPINRVTDLDVLKRKFETPNQNNPTGKSDLPGIDIFVSTADPEKEPPLVTANTILSILAADYPVEKLSCYVSDDGGALLTFEAMAEAASFANLWVPFCRKHDIEPRNPDSYFNLKRDPYKNKVRPDFVRDRRRIKREYDEFKVRVNGLADSIRRRSEAFNAREEIKALKKQRENVIDDEVENVKIPKATWMADGTHWPGTWTVTAPEHSRGDHASIIQVMLKPPSDEPLKGTEADSRFMDLTEVDIRLPLLVYVSREKRPGYDHNKKAGAMNALVRASAIMSNGPFILNLDCDHYIYNSEALREGMCFMMDRSGDRLSYVQFPQRFEGIDPSDRYANHNTVFFDVNMLALDGIQGPVYVGTGCLFRRIALYGFDPPRMKERSNCCSHFFAHRKKAASVASAPEISNGNHSLRMGDPEDEEMTTALIPKKFGNSYMLIDSIPLAEFQGRPLADHPSVKNGRPPGALTMPRQLLDASTVAEAISAISCWYEDKTEWGERVGWIYGSVTEDVVTGYRMHNRGWRSIYCVTKRDAFRGTAPINLTDRLHQVLRWATGSVEIFFSRNNAIMASGRMKFLQRIAYLNVGIYPFTSIFLIVYCFLPALSLFSGKFIVQSLNVTFLTYLLAITVTLCLLAILEIKWSGVTLEEWWRNEQFWLIGGTSAHLAAVMQGLLKVIAGIEISFTLTSKSSGDDDDDEYADLYIFKWTALMIPPITIIFTNLIAIAVAFSRTIYSTNPKWSELIGGVFFSVWVLTHLYPFAKGLMGRRGKTPTIVYVWSGLLAITISLLWVAIDPPSNNSEIGGSFQFP; encoded by the exons ATGGCTTCTGATTCACGCTATCCAAGAACACCGTCTTCAGTTCCCCAAGTTAGCCACTACAGGGATGACCTAGACAGCGAAAGGTACAGCAGTGCGGATTTTACTACCTACACGGTCCAAATTCCCCCCACGCCAGATAACCAACCCATGGAGTTATCCAAACTGCCCTCCTCCAAGGAGCGGGTCGAGGATCAGTACACCTCGAGTTCGATGTTCACCGGCGGTTACAACCTCGCTACGCACGCAAGTTTGAAGGGGAAGGTGATCGAGTCCGAAACCAGCCACCCGCAGATGACCGGCGTGAACGGATCGGAATGCGCGTTACCCGGGTGCGACGGTAGAGTAATGAGTGACGAGAGAGGCAATGATGTGGTCCCTTGTGAATGCGGCTTCAGAATTTGCCGGGATTGTTACAAGGAGGTGATGAGGACCGGTGATGGGATTTGTCTGGGGTGTAAGGAGCCCTATGAAGGGAAGAATGCAGAGGAGTTGAAACTGGATGGATCGCAGGCGTTGTCGAAGATGGAGAGGAGGTTGTCCATGATGAAGTCTGCTTCCTTCAACAGGAGTTCCACCAATGAGTTTGATCAGAACCAGTGGCTATTTGAAACCAAGGGGAGTTATGGGTATGGAAATGCTATGTGGCCAAAGGATGATGGGGATGGAAATTCTAACGGGTTTGGCGACCCCGCCGATCTTGAAGACAAGCAATGGAGGCCGCTTACTCGCAAGTTATCGGTATCAGCTGCCATTCTTAGTCCATACAG GCTCCTGATCCTTGCAAGAATGGCCGTTCTTGGATTATTCTTGGCATGGAGGGTCAGACACTCCAATGAGGATGCGATCTGGTTATGGGGTATGTCAGTGGTTTGTGAAATCTGGTTCGCATTCTCTTGGCTACTTGACCAGCTTCCGAAGCTCTCTCCCATCAATCGCGTTACTGACCTAGATGTTCTAAAGAGGAAATTTGAAACACCTAATCAGAACAACCCCACTGGGAAATCTGATCTTCCAGGCATAGATATCTTTGTCTCTACTGCAGACCCAGAAAAAGAGCCTCCACTTGTGACTGCAAATACCATTCTATCCATTTTGGCAGCCGATTATCCGGTCGAGAAGCTTTCCTGCTATGTTTCTGATGATGGGGGAGCACTACTAACATTTGAAGCCATGGCCGAAGCTGCTAGTTTTGCCAACTTGTGGGTACCATTTTGCCGGAAGCATGACATAGAGCCAAGAAATCCCGACTCCTATTTTAATCTGAAGAGAGATCCATACAAGAACAAAGTTCGGCCAGACTTTGTCAGAGACCGCCGGAGGATTAAGCGAGAGTACGACGAGTTTAAAGTTCGAGTAAATGGTCTTGCTGACTCTATTCGGCGACGTTCGGAGGCTTTTAATGCTCGAGAGGAGATCAAGGCTTtgaagaaacagagagagaatgTTATCGATGATGAGGTGGAAAATGTGAAGATCCCGAAAGCTACTTGGATGGCTGATGGAACCCATTGGCCTGGCACTTGGACAGTTACTGCGCCTGAACACTCCCGAGGTGATCATGCTAGCATTATACAG GTGATGTTGAAGCCTCCAAGTGATGAACCGCTTAAAGGTACAGAAGCTGATTCCAGGTTTATGGATCTAACTGAAGTAGACATACGTCTACCACTGTTGGTGTATGTTTCCCGTGAAAAGCGACCTGGTTATGACCACAACAAGAAGGCTGGGGCCATGAATGCTCTCGTTCGAGCCTCGGCGATAATGTCCAATGGCCCCTTCATCCTTAACCTTGACTGTGACCACTACATCTACAACTCTGAAGCACTGAGAGAAGGTATGTGCTTCATGATGGATCGCAGTGGGGACAGACTTAGCTATGTTCAGTTTCCTCAGAGGTTTGAAGGCATTGACCCATCCGATCGCTATGCCAACCACAATACAGTTTTCTTTGATGTGAACATGCTTGCTCTCGATGGCATTCAAGGCCCAGTCTATGTAGGTACTGGATGTCTATTTCGCAGGATTGCACTTTATGGGTTCGACCCACCTCGGATGAAAGAACGCAGTAATTGTTGCAGCCACTTCTTTGCCCATCGCAAGAAAGCCGCATCTGTTGCTTCTGCCCCTGAAATTTCCAATGGGAACCATTCTCTTCGAATGGGGGACcctgaagatgaagaaatgacCACTGCACTGATTCCTAAGAAGTTCGGAAATTCATATATGCTCATTGATTCCATACCTTTAGCTGAGTTCCAAGGCCGACCCCTTGCCGACCATCCATCTGTGAAAAATGGACGGCCTCCTGGTGCTCTTACTATGCCTCGACAGCTTCTTGATGCATCAACAGTTGCAGAGGCAATAAGTGCCATCTCATGCTGGTATGAAGATAAAACCGAGTGGGGCGAACGAGTAGGGTGGATTTACGGGTCCGTCACAGAGGATGTTGTGACAGGGTATAGGATGCACAATAGAGGATGGAGATCTATATACTGCGTGaccaagagagatgcttttCGTGGGACCGCGCCCATCAATCTCACCGATCGGCTCCATCAAGTCCTGCGGTGGGCAACAGGCTCGGTGGAGATATTCTTCTCTCGCAACAATGCCATAATGGCCAGCGGCAGGATGAAGTTCCTTCAGAGGATTGCTTACCTCAATGTGGGAATCTACCCTTTCACTTCCATCTTTCTCATCGTCTACTGCTTTCTCCCGGCGCTCTCTCTATTCTCTGGGAAGTTCATTGTGCAATCGCTCAATGTGACCTTCCTTACTTACCTGCTTGCAATCACCGTGACCCTCTGCCTTCTTGCAATACTTGAGATAAAATGGTCCGGTGTCACGCTGGAAGAATGGTGGAGAAACGAGCAATTCTGGTTGATCGGTGGCACAAGCGCGCATCTTGCTGCTGTGATGCAGGGGCTACTGAAGGTGATTGCAGGGATAGAGATTTCGTTCACCCTGACGTCAAAATCGTCTGGCGACGACGATGATGACGAGTATGCGGACCTCTACATCTTCAAATGGACGGCTCTGATGATACCGCCGATTACAATCATATTCACCAATCTGATTGCGATCGCCGTGGCCTTTTCCCGAACCATCTATAGCACCAACCCAAAGTGGAGCGAACTAATAGGCGGCGTGTTCTTCAGCGTCTGGGTCTTAACCCACTTATATCCTTTCGCGAAAGGACTTATGGGAAGGCGAGGAAAAACGCCGACTATAGTGTACGTCTGGTCGGGTCTTCTAGCGATTACCATCTCTCTCCTTTGGGTGGCTATCGATCCTCCATCGAACAACTCTGAAATCGGGGGATCATTTCAGTTCCCATAG
- the LOC115743176 gene encoding probable xyloglucan endotransglucosylase/hydrolase protein 30, translating to MDPLRRLISVLFPTSSSSSSSSLILLLSLLFCAASATAADFDIEPITFDEAYSPLFGDANLIRSDDDRSVRLLLDRYSGSGFISSNLYKYGFFTAKIKLPSDYTAGIVVAFYTSNGDVFEKTHDELDIEFLGNIRGKKWRFQTNLYGNGSTSRGREERYTLWFDPTRTFHRYSILWTANNIIFYVDEVPIREIIRNDAMGGDYPAKPMALYATIWDASDWATSGGRYKVNYKYAPFVTEFKDLFLQGCPVNPLDQYPSDHCYDKLALLDAQDFSTVTAARRMAMRQFRQNYMYYSYCYDTVRYPIPPPECVILPSEKERFKDTGRLKFGGSHKRRSRRTRWRGQIPAVSESEDQSMM from the exons ATGGATCCTTTGCGTCGCCTAATCTCTGTCTTGTTTCcgacttcatcttcatcttcatcatcctccTTGATTCTTCTCCTCTCGCTCCTCTTCTGCGCCGCCTCCGCCACCGCTGCGGACTTCGACATCGAACCCATCACCTTCGACGAGGCCTACTCTCCTCTCTTCGGCGACGCCAACCTCATCCGCTCCGACGATGACAGGAGCGTCCGCCTCCTCCTCGACCGCTACTCCG GGTCGGGTTTCATCTCCTCCAATCTCTACAAGTATGGCTTCTTCACCGCGAAGATTAAGCTGCCATCGGATTACACGGCCGGCATAGTCGTCGCGTTCTAT ACATCGAACGGCGACGTGTTCGAGAAGACCCACGACGAGCTGGACATAGAGTTCCTGGGGAACATAAGGGGGAAGAAGTGGAGGTTCCAGACCAACTTGTACGGGAACGGGAGCACGAGCCGAGGGAGGGAAGAGCGGTACACTCTCTGGTTCGATCCCACCAGGACGTTCCATCGCTACAGCATCCTTTGGACCGCCAACAACATCAT ATTTTACGTGGATGAAGTCCCCATCCGAGAAATAATTCGGAACGACGCCATGGGCGGCGACTATCCGGCAAAACCGATGGCCCTGTACGCCACCATCTGGGACGCCTCCGACtgggccacctccggcggccgcTACAAGGTCAACTACAAGTACGCCCCCTTTGTTACCGAGTTCAAGGACCTCTTCCTCCAGGGCTGCCCTGTCAACCCCCTCGATCAATACCCATCCGACCACTGCTACGACAAGCTCGCCCTCCTCGACGCCCAGGACTTCTCCACTGTCACTGCTGCGCGGCGCATGGCCATGCGGCAGTTCCGGCAGAACTACATGTACTACTCCTACTGCTATGACACTGTTCGATACCCGATTCCCCCGCCTGAGTGCGTGATCCTCCCGTCGGAGAAGGAGCGGTTCAAGGACACCGGGCGGCTCAAGTTCGGTGGCAGCCACAAGAGGCGGTCGCGGCGGACCCGGTGGAGGGGGCAGATCCCGGCGGTGTCAGAGTCGGAGGATCAGTCGATGATGTAG